Proteins co-encoded in one Flavobacterium fluviale genomic window:
- a CDS encoding lipoprotein N-acyltransferase Lnb domain-containing protein, producing the protein MKTVMFKKTLFILFFLSSFIGFSQSLPLSKDAKVSVLTCGLGNESYSLFGHTGIRVSDPGNNFDVVYNYGTFDFRTPNFVMKFAKGDLQYFATVHSFSDFLNEYTYEKRSILEQELLISPELKQQLFDKLNSVLASDERFYTYKFIDKNCTSMVVDVINNTLKSNLIVKKEDTDKTYRTILFPYFDGHFYDQLGTSIIFGTKVDQMGTRIFLPFELKNSLEKTIFHNKPLSGKTKTLLEFKKETPKSWWNNIYTYLLILLFVILAKDKIVDKIYFLILSLIGIFFVIMGFYSFHQELAMNYNVLLFSPLLLLLILFSIFKNKKWTYRFSLINFVLLVIYFLFLINKAHFFITLPLIITSGVVLVRTAIRNKKPIPIII; encoded by the coding sequence ATGAAAACTGTTATGTTCAAAAAAACACTTTTTATTTTATTCTTCTTATCTAGTTTTATTGGTTTTAGCCAAAGTCTGCCTTTGTCAAAAGATGCTAAAGTAAGTGTTTTAACCTGCGGTCTTGGAAATGAGAGTTATTCATTATTTGGGCATACGGGAATTCGCGTTTCAGATCCGGGAAACAATTTTGATGTTGTTTATAATTATGGAACTTTCGATTTTAGAACACCAAATTTTGTTATGAAATTTGCAAAAGGAGATTTACAATATTTTGCAACTGTACATTCTTTTTCTGATTTTTTAAATGAATATACTTATGAGAAAAGAAGTATTCTCGAACAAGAACTGCTAATTTCACCAGAACTAAAACAACAGCTTTTTGATAAATTAAATTCCGTTTTAGCCTCTGACGAACGTTTTTATACTTATAAATTTATAGATAAAAACTGTACTTCGATGGTTGTTGATGTTATCAATAATACCTTAAAATCTAACTTAATTGTCAAAAAAGAAGATACCGACAAAACTTATCGCACAATACTTTTCCCTTATTTTGACGGACACTTTTACGATCAATTAGGAACAAGTATAATTTTTGGAACAAAAGTGGATCAAATGGGAACGAGAATTTTTCTTCCTTTTGAATTGAAAAACAGCTTAGAAAAAACGATATTTCATAATAAGCCTCTTTCTGGGAAGACCAAAACATTGTTAGAATTTAAAAAAGAAACTCCAAAATCTTGGTGGAATAACATCTATACTTATCTTTTAATCTTGCTGTTTGTCATTTTAGCAAAAGATAAAATAGTCGACAAAATCTATTTTTTGATTTTATCATTAATAGGAATCTTTTTTGTAATAATGGGATTTTATTCTTTTCACCAAGAACTGGCGATGAATTACAACGTTTTACTTTTTAGTCCGCTTTTATTGCTTTTAATTCTGTTTTCTATCTTCAAAAACAAAAAATGGACTTATAGATTTTCTCTTATAAATTTTGTTCTTTTGGTAATCTACTTTTTGTTTTTGATTAATAAAGCACATTTCTTTATAACACTGCCGTTGATTATTACCAGCGGAGTAGTTTTAGTAAGAACTGCAATCCGCAACAAAAAGCCAATTCCGATTATAATATAA
- a CDS encoding sugar transferase, producing the protein MFLKRKMHFEISERKVLLSLFDAAFIFTALFLLSLFFDYQYYVLTEYRFLKTFLLIAYVYIFGAIFEMYNLQTASNQLHILRSVILTSITAVTVYLFTPILSPELPKQRIVIVLFYFAVLSSLLLWRFFYVYFLASYRFSQNVVMICDQSEVDELILGLESVDPHYKIIGFVNSDASANEKLDFNYGKEIKKEDLELFVTKNNVSEIIIASQKTDGITPDLYQQLLHLLESGNIIREYTQVYESKTQRIPVHYIGRDFYRFFPFSRSNNNKLYLLLIRIMEFFFSFIGLVFCGIFIPIISLCNFFANKGSLFYTQERVGKNGVVFKIYKFRTMTENSEINGAVFAAHDDKRVTPFGKFMRKSRIDELPQFINVLKGDMAVIGPRPERPFFVQEIANVMPFYETRHVIKPGLTGWAQVNYSYGESINESLVKLQYDLYYIKHRSIFLDLSITFKTITTVLFYRGQ; encoded by the coding sequence ATGTTTTTAAAAAGAAAAATGCATTTCGAAATTTCGGAAAGAAAAGTTCTGCTTTCTCTTTTTGACGCCGCATTTATATTTACCGCATTGTTTTTATTGAGTTTATTTTTCGATTATCAGTATTATGTTTTAACTGAATATCGATTCTTAAAAACTTTTTTACTAATTGCTTATGTGTACATCTTTGGAGCTATTTTCGAAATGTACAATCTCCAGACAGCAAGTAATCAGCTTCATATACTGCGAAGTGTAATTCTAACTTCAATTACAGCAGTTACAGTGTATTTATTTACACCGATATTATCGCCAGAACTTCCTAAACAGCGTATCGTAATAGTCCTTTTTTATTTTGCGGTTTTAAGTTCATTACTCTTATGGCGTTTTTTTTATGTTTATTTTTTAGCCTCATATCGCTTCTCGCAAAATGTAGTAATGATATGTGATCAAAGCGAGGTTGACGAATTGATTTTAGGACTAGAAAGTGTAGATCCACATTATAAAATTATAGGATTTGTAAATTCTGATGCTTCTGCAAATGAAAAATTAGATTTTAATTACGGGAAAGAAATAAAAAAAGAAGATTTAGAGTTATTTGTCACTAAAAATAATGTTTCGGAGATTATAATCGCATCTCAGAAAACAGACGGTATAACACCCGATTTATATCAGCAGTTACTCCATTTATTAGAAAGCGGTAATATTATTCGTGAATATACCCAGGTTTACGAAAGCAAAACACAGCGAATCCCCGTTCATTATATTGGTCGGGATTTTTATAGATTTTTCCCATTTAGCCGAAGCAATAATAACAAATTGTACTTGCTTTTAATTCGTATAATGGAATTTTTCTTTTCTTTTATTGGACTTGTCTTTTGCGGAATCTTTATTCCTATTATTTCTCTTTGTAATTTCTTTGCTAATAAAGGCAGCCTTTTCTATACACAAGAAAGAGTTGGTAAAAACGGAGTTGTTTTTAAAATTTATAAGTTTAGGACAATGACTGAGAACTCTGAAATCAATGGGGCAGTTTTTGCAGCTCATGACGATAAAAGAGTAACTCCGTTTGGTAAATTTATGCGAAAATCAAGAATAGATGAATTACCGCAGTTTATTAATGTTTTAAAAGGCGATATGGCCGTTATTGGGCCAAGACCAGAAAGACCATTTTTTGTACAGGAAATTGCAAATGTCATGCCTTTTTATGAGACTCGTCATGTTATTAAACCAGGACTAACCGGGTGGGCTCAGGTAAATTATTCTTACGGAGAATCGATAAACGAAAGCTTAGTTAAACTTCAATACGATTTGTATTATATCAAACATAGAAGTATCTTTCTCGATTTAAGTATCACTTTCAAAACTATTACTACAGTTTTGTTCTACCGAGGCCAATAA
- a CDS encoding O-antigen ligase family protein, with product MKNTKFSYLAIIFFHALLALIIFVMPFLSKIYALLIPIVGLSIVIRNRNKNNEVIFVSAYLVGVEVFLRMTGGNFNNEYVKFLVIFFMIIGMLYNNFSIRSFLYVIFLLLLIPGILVATSNENFDFDLKKAVVFNLSGSWCLAIASIYMFQKRLLFSELQNVLIAIGLPIISTVIYLFLYNPSVRDVVTGTQSNFETSGGFGPNQVSTILGLGMFIFFSQLIFFSKSKKEIILNAILLIFISYRAIATFSRGGVITGAVMIFCFLVLLYAFSNGKGRKKITVVFVLAGILGVSIFSYTSFQTYGLIEKRYANKDARGRDKKDRLGGREAVIDTDLKLFLDNPVLGIGVGMGKENRKESLGQAVAAHNEISRLFSEHGLLGIFSFLILLFVPFVLYVNNRQHLYFFSFFLFWLLTINHAAMRIAAPSFVYALCLLSVRVKIPEKKENG from the coding sequence ATGAAAAATACAAAATTTAGTTATTTAGCGATAATCTTTTTTCATGCATTATTAGCATTAATTATTTTTGTAATGCCTTTTTTGTCTAAAATTTATGCATTATTGATACCTATTGTAGGACTTTCTATTGTAATTCGAAATCGAAATAAAAATAATGAGGTAATTTTTGTGTCAGCATATCTTGTTGGTGTTGAGGTGTTTCTTCGTATGACGGGAGGTAATTTTAACAATGAATATGTGAAATTTCTCGTGATTTTTTTTATGATAATTGGAATGTTATATAACAATTTCTCAATACGATCATTTTTATACGTTATTTTTTTATTGTTATTAATTCCTGGAATTTTAGTAGCTACTTCAAACGAAAACTTCGATTTTGATCTCAAAAAAGCTGTAGTATTTAACTTATCAGGATCGTGGTGTTTAGCAATTGCTTCTATCTACATGTTTCAAAAACGGTTATTGTTTTCAGAATTGCAAAATGTTTTGATTGCAATAGGTCTTCCGATTATTTCAACAGTTATTTATTTATTTTTATACAACCCAAGTGTAAGAGATGTAGTAACAGGAACTCAATCTAATTTTGAAACTTCAGGAGGATTTGGCCCTAATCAGGTATCGACAATTTTAGGACTGGGAATGTTTATTTTTTTTTCGCAGCTGATTTTTTTTTCAAAATCAAAAAAAGAGATCATTTTAAATGCTATTTTATTAATCTTCATCAGTTATAGAGCTATAGCAACATTTTCGCGTGGTGGAGTAATAACAGGAGCTGTGATGATTTTTTGTTTTTTAGTGTTGCTTTATGCCTTTTCAAATGGTAAGGGCAGAAAAAAAATAACTGTTGTTTTTGTATTAGCAGGAATTCTTGGAGTTTCTATATTTTCCTATACTTCGTTTCAAACCTATGGTCTTATTGAAAAAAGATATGCAAATAAGGATGCTAGAGGAAGAGATAAAAAAGATCGTCTTGGGGGTAGGGAAGCAGTTATTGATACAGACTTAAAATTGTTTCTAGATAATCCTGTTTTGGGAATTGGTGTGGGAATGGGAAAAGAAAATAGAAAAGAATCACTGGGGCAAGCAGTTGCGGCGCATAATGAAATTTCGCGTTTATTTAGTGAACATGGTTTGTTAGGGATCTTTAGTTTTCTTATTTTACTTTTTGTGCCTTTTGTTCTTTATGTAAATAATAGACAACATTTATATTTTTTCTCTTTCTTTCTTTTTTGGCTTCTAACAATAAATCACGCTGCTATGAGAATTGCAGCCCCTTCTTTTGTTTATGCATTATGTCTTCTTTCTGTTCGGGTAAAAATTCCTGAAAAAAAAGAAAATGGATAA
- a CDS encoding glycosyltransferase codes for MRIVQIIDSLDVGGAERMAVNYANSLADKIEFSGLISTRNEGLLLDQLDQKVIYLFLKKKSTLDLGAIFRLRNYLKKNKVEFIHAHSSSFFISVLVKVTMPKLKVIWHDHYGISQNLSLRKNLVLKLSSFLFLGIISVNDSLKKWAKNYLNCKNIIYFPNFIIESATSLSIGQLKGKEGERIICVANLRPQKNHNLLINGVIEIHRKFPEWTFHLIGKDFKDSYSKILREKVKENGLSHTVFFYGAVNNVQDLLKQCEIAVLTSFSEGLPLAVLEYGLANLPVIATNVGEISKVIPSPKEGLIIDSNNLSQFVDSLQLLIENQHIRNSMGNQLNLFVNENFGEKSILKEYITWLKSLIIFTK; via the coding sequence ATGAGAATTGTACAGATTATAGATTCCTTAGACGTTGGTGGTGCAGAACGAATGGCTGTAAATTATGCAAATTCACTCGCTGACAAAATTGAATTTTCAGGATTAATATCAACAAGAAACGAAGGTCTGCTTCTAGATCAATTAGATCAAAAAGTTATCTATTTATTTTTAAAGAAAAAATCTACTTTAGATTTAGGGGCAATTTTTAGATTAAGAAATTATCTCAAAAAGAATAAAGTTGAATTTATTCATGCACATAGCTCTTCTTTTTTTATTTCAGTTTTAGTAAAAGTTACAATGCCAAAGCTTAAGGTAATCTGGCATGATCATTATGGAATTTCCCAAAATCTATCATTAAGAAAAAATTTAGTATTAAAACTTTCGTCTTTTCTTTTTTTAGGAATTATTTCGGTAAATGATTCTCTTAAAAAATGGGCAAAGAATTATTTGAATTGTAAAAATATTATTTACTTTCCAAACTTTATAATTGAGTCCGCAACGTCTCTAAGCATAGGTCAGTTAAAAGGAAAAGAGGGCGAAAGAATAATTTGTGTTGCAAATTTGCGACCTCAAAAAAACCATAACTTACTCATTAATGGCGTAATAGAAATTCATCGAAAATTTCCAGAATGGACTTTTCATTTAATAGGTAAAGATTTTAAGGATTCTTATAGTAAAATATTAAGAGAAAAAGTAAAGGAAAATGGACTTTCTCATACAGTATTTTTTTACGGTGCGGTAAATAACGTTCAAGATTTGTTGAAACAGTGCGAGATAGCAGTTTTGACTTCTTTCTCAGAAGGACTTCCTTTGGCTGTTTTAGAATACGGATTAGCAAATTTACCTGTTATAGCAACAAATGTGGGGGAAATTTCTAAGGTAATCCCTTCACCTAAAGAAGGGTTGATAATTGATTCGAATAATTTAAGTCAATTTGTAGATTCTCTTCAATTATTGATTGAGAATCAACATATCCGTAATTCAATGGGAAACCAATTAAATCTTTTTGTAAATGAAAATTTTGGTGAAAAATCAATTTTAAAGGAGTACATAACATGGTTGAAATCTTTAATTATTTTTACTAAGTAA
- a CDS encoding glycosyltransferase family 4 protein, with translation MKFAIITHVVHLRNDCQYFGYAPYIREMNMWLKNVSQLIVVAPVTKGKTSAIDAPYEHANIDFLSVPEFSLTSFKSSVFFIFKIPIILWRIFCAMQKADHIHLRCPGNMGLLGCMIQIFFPFKKKTAKYAGNWDPKSKQPWSYRFQKWILSNAFLTRNMKVLVYGEWPNQSKNIKSFFTATYSESEKSSVEKADFKNGIKFVFVGNLVVGKNPLYAVKLVELLLKNGNDVTLDLYGEGIERNSLENYIQMNKLDTKIVLRGNHSKETLIKAYQKSHFVILPSKSEGWPKAIAEGMFWGCVPIATKVSCVPYMLNFNKHGILLEMNLSKDIVQLENLIINQKSFFDKSQLAAGWSRNFTTDVFENEIAKLLIK, from the coding sequence ATGAAATTTGCTATTATTACACATGTTGTTCATCTGAGAAACGACTGCCAGTATTTTGGTTATGCACCATATATTCGTGAAATGAATATGTGGCTAAAAAATGTAAGTCAATTAATAGTAGTAGCACCAGTGACAAAAGGAAAAACATCGGCAATAGATGCACCTTATGAGCATGCTAATATTGATTTTTTGTCTGTACCAGAATTTAGCCTTACTAGTTTCAAAAGCAGTGTATTTTTTATATTTAAAATTCCGATTATTCTTTGGAGAATATTTTGCGCGATGCAAAAAGCGGATCATATACATTTAAGATGTCCCGGTAATATGGGCCTGCTAGGATGTATGATTCAAATATTTTTTCCGTTTAAGAAAAAGACAGCAAAGTATGCAGGAAATTGGGATCCTAAAAGTAAACAGCCTTGGAGCTATCGCTTTCAAAAATGGATTCTTAGTAATGCATTTTTAACAAGAAATATGAAGGTTTTGGTATATGGAGAATGGCCAAATCAATCGAAAAATATAAAATCTTTTTTTACAGCTACTTATTCAGAATCTGAAAAAAGCAGTGTTGAAAAAGCTGATTTTAAGAACGGAATAAAATTTGTTTTTGTTGGAAATTTAGTGGTTGGAAAAAATCCATTATATGCGGTTAAGTTAGTTGAGTTGCTTCTGAAGAACGGAAATGATGTAACATTAGATTTGTACGGAGAGGGAATAGAAAGAAATTCATTAGAAAATTACATTCAGATGAATAAGTTGGATACTAAGATTGTTTTAAGGGGTAATCATAGTAAGGAAACTTTAATAAAAGCATATCAAAAAAGTCATTTTGTAATTTTACCATCGAAAAGTGAAGGTTGGCCAAAAGCCATCGCAGAGGGTATGTTCTGGGGATGTGTTCCTATTGCTACAAAAGTTTCATGCGTACCATATATGTTAAATTTTAATAAACACGGGATTTTACTCGAAATGAATTTAAGTAAAGATATAGTTCAACTAGAGAATTTAATAATAAACCAAAAATCCTTTTTTGACAAAAGTCAGCTAGCTGCCGGCTGGTCACGCAATTTTACTACTGATGTTTTTGAAAATGAAATTGCAAAATTGCTGATAAAATGA
- a CDS encoding glycosyltransferase produces the protein MKIGILVYRMAGIGGTERIIAEKINAWIEMFGYEVVLITKKEIDMPFFYNINSNCKRYNLNISAQLGGGITQYVKNIPKAIQLYRKVKDIIEREKIEVLFTNMISIDSLIIPFIATKIPKITEIHRSNYANKKKGWFLKNQIINRYDKVVLLSKYELDYYDLKNLTVIPNFIDTEESKESNSIKKNIIISAGRIVGEKQLDHLVDIWSIIHSENLNWEVHVYGNGNIKNLQKKILEKKIEQSFKVFPGTAEIKNKMQQAKIFVLVSKSEAFPMVLLEAMQAELAIISYDSPHGPKTIVSNEKDGFIVPLDDKIKFAEKLDLLINSPELRTSTILNQKSKLERFSKKRVMNQWNDLLLEVLQKQ, from the coding sequence ATGAAAATTGGAATTTTAGTTTATAGAATGGCGGGTATAGGAGGAACTGAGCGAATCATAGCTGAAAAAATTAATGCATGGATTGAAATGTTTGGTTATGAGGTAGTTTTAATAACTAAGAAAGAAATCGATATGCCTTTTTTTTATAATATAAATTCAAATTGTAAACGTTATAATCTAAATATTTCTGCCCAATTAGGAGGCGGAATTACTCAATATGTAAAAAATATTCCTAAAGCTATACAATTATACCGTAAAGTTAAAGATATAATAGAGCGTGAAAAAATAGAGGTTCTATTTACGAATATGATTAGTATTGATTCCTTAATCATTCCTTTTATTGCTACTAAAATCCCTAAAATAACAGAAATACACAGATCAAATTACGCTAATAAGAAAAAAGGATGGTTCTTAAAAAATCAAATTATCAATAGATATGATAAAGTTGTTTTGTTAAGTAAATATGAACTTGATTATTACGATTTAAAAAACTTAACTGTAATTCCAAATTTTATTGATACAGAGGAATCTAAAGAATCGAATTCAATTAAAAAAAATATAATAATTTCGGCAGGGAGAATAGTTGGAGAAAAACAATTAGATCATTTGGTTGATATCTGGTCTATAATACACTCTGAAAATTTAAATTGGGAAGTTCATGTTTATGGAAATGGAAATATTAAAAATTTGCAGAAAAAAATTCTTGAAAAAAAGATTGAACAAAGTTTTAAAGTTTTTCCTGGAACTGCAGAAATTAAGAATAAAATGCAACAGGCTAAAATTTTTGTATTAGTTTCTAAATCAGAAGCTTTCCCAATGGTATTGTTAGAAGCAATGCAGGCAGAACTTGCAATTATTTCTTATGATTCTCCACATGGGCCAAAGACTATTGTTTCTAATGAAAAAGACGGATTTATAGTTCCTCTAGATGATAAAATCAAATTCGCAGAAAAATTAGATTTATTGATAAATTCTCCAGAATTAAGAACTAGTACTATTTTAAATCAAAAAAGTAAATTAGAACGTTTTTCTAAAAAAAGAGTTATGAATCAATGGAATGATTTACTTTTAGAAGTATTACAAAAACAGTGA